In Candidatus Methylacidiphilales bacterium, one DNA window encodes the following:
- the tadA gene encoding tRNA adenosine(34) deaminase TadA codes for MSTPCPFPKRYPSELRRDDEYFMTLAYNQAVEAWGEDEVPIGAVIAHGELAVAAAHNRVEALKDPTAHAEILAITSATEKLGDWRLNECTLYVTKEPCPMCSGAAIMARLGRVVYAVPDPKMGFLGGALSVHEVPTLNHLVQVTKGVMEADCVKLLQAFFQMKRKQEGGGDPRWN; via the coding sequence TTGAGCACGCCCTGTCCTTTCCCCAAGCGCTATCCTTCCGAACTGCGGCGGGACGATGAGTATTTCATGACCCTGGCCTACAACCAAGCGGTGGAGGCCTGGGGCGAAGATGAAGTGCCGATCGGGGCGGTGATCGCCCACGGGGAGTTGGCGGTTGCCGCCGCGCACAACCGGGTGGAAGCCCTCAAGGACCCCACGGCCCACGCGGAAATCCTCGCCATCACTTCCGCCACCGAAAAGTTGGGGGACTGGCGCTTGAACGAATGCACGCTTTACGTGACCAAGGAGCCCTGCCCGATGTGCAGCGGGGCGGCCATCATGGCGCGCCTGGGGCGGGTGGTTTACGCAGTGCCGGATCCCAAGATGGGATTCCTCGGCGGGGCGCTTTCGGTCCATGAAGTCCCGACCTTGAACCACCTGGTGCAAGTGACCAAGGGCGTGATGGAGGCGGACTGCGTGAAACTGCTCCAGGCTTTTTTCCAGATGAAGCGCAAGCAGGAAGGCGGGGGTGATCCGCGGTGGAACTAA
- a CDS encoding DUF971 domain-containing protein, which produces MNGSAILETIKPVTAPEQIALVGQEVAIRWQDGSEDYYPMSFLREKSPSADNMGETDLLGNRYGGDGTAKFPGVTVKGWNLVGGYAVQFHFSDGHNTGLFSYDYLKKLAGLIA; this is translated from the coding sequence TTGAATGGTAGCGCAATCCTTGAAACGATCAAACCCGTGACCGCCCCTGAACAAATCGCCCTCGTCGGCCAGGAAGTGGCGATCCGCTGGCAGGACGGGAGTGAGGATTACTACCCCATGTCCTTCCTGCGGGAAAAATCCCCCAGTGCCGACAACATGGGAGAGACCGACCTTTTGGGCAACCGTTACGGCGGGGACGGCACGGCCAAGTTCCCCGGGGTGACCGTGAAGGGGTGGAATCTGGTCGGGGGTTACGCGGTGCAGTTCCATTTCAGCGATGGCCACAACACCGGCCTTTTCAGCTACGATTATCTGAAGAAACTGGCGGGGCTGATTGCTTGA
- the msrB gene encoding peptide-methionine (R)-S-oxide reductase MsrB translates to MNRSSFFLTPLLALACTFSACGNASTSNSTHTPKPPMSLDELKKKLTPEQFRIAYQDGTEPPFRNAYHDNKKPGLYVDIVTGKPLFSSKDKFDSGTGWPSFTKPIDAKEVTEHSDTQFGMVRTEVRSSSSDAHLGHVFPDGPAPTGQRYCMNSAVLKFIPVEDLEKEGYGEYKKLFLP, encoded by the coding sequence ATGAATCGATCGTCCTTCTTCCTGACCCCGCTCCTCGCCCTGGCCTGCACCTTCAGCGCCTGCGGCAATGCTTCCACTTCCAACTCCACCCACACCCCCAAACCCCCCATGAGCCTCGACGAACTGAAAAAGAAACTGACCCCCGAACAATTCCGCATCGCTTACCAGGACGGCACGGAACCTCCGTTCCGCAACGCCTACCACGACAACAAGAAGCCGGGCCTCTACGTGGACATCGTCACGGGCAAGCCCCTATTCAGTTCGAAGGACAAGTTCGACTCCGGAACCGGTTGGCCCAGTTTCACCAAGCCCATCGACGCCAAGGAAGTCACGGAACACAGCGACACACAATTCGGCATGGTCCGCACCGAAGTCCGGTCATCCAGCAGCGATGCCCATCTGGGCCACGTCTTCCCCGACGGTCCGGCCCCCACCGGGCAGCGGTATTGCATGAATTCCGCCGTGCTCAAGTTCATCCCGGTGGAAGATCTGGAGAAAGAAGGCTACGGCGAATACAAAAAGCTCTTCCTACCCTGA
- a CDS encoding nucleoside deaminase, whose product MKTSRSEARDAVFLDQAIRLSRKGMRANEGGPFGSVVVCGGRVVGRGWNRVLKSHDPTAHAEVEAIRAAAKRLKRFDLSDCVIYASCQPCPMCLSAIYWSGIRRVVYANTAREAAKIGFADQFIYDELDRPPRKRKLCAVCRPSPEARGVFREWAGKADKTPY is encoded by the coding sequence ATGAAGACATCGCGGTCTGAAGCCCGGGATGCGGTGTTTCTGGATCAGGCCATCCGGCTTTCGCGCAAGGGGATGAGGGCCAACGAAGGCGGGCCGTTCGGTTCCGTGGTGGTCTGCGGGGGCCGGGTGGTGGGACGGGGGTGGAACCGGGTGTTGAAATCCCACGACCCCACGGCCCATGCCGAGGTCGAGGCCATCCGTGCGGCCGCGAAGCGGTTGAAGCGTTTCGATTTGTCCGACTGCGTGATTTACGCCAGTTGCCAGCCCTGCCCGATGTGTTTGTCTGCGATTTATTGGTCAGGTATCCGCCGGGTGGTTTATGCCAACACCGCCCGGGAGGCGGCGAAAATCGGCTTTGCCGACCAGTTCATCTATGACGAGCTGGACCGTCCGCCGCGCAAAAGAAAACTGTGTGCCGTTTGCCGGCCCAGTCCGGAAGCGCGCGGGGTCTTCCGGGAGTGGGCGGGCAAAGCGGACAAAACCCCCTATTGA
- a CDS encoding nucleoside deaminase, translated as MKHLFLQAAIEEAKKGRDAGGIPIGSVLVYRDKIIGRGHNQRVQQGDPILHAEIHCLQNAGRQPAAVYRECLLVSTLSPCPLCSGAARLFKIPRVLVGENITFRGPEEENRAHGMEIEVVQDEECIRLMREFIQEKPELWNEDIAV; from the coding sequence ATGAAGCACCTATTTTTACAGGCAGCGATTGAGGAAGCGAAGAAAGGGCGGGATGCCGGCGGGATTCCCATCGGATCGGTCTTGGTGTATCGCGACAAAATCATCGGACGTGGGCACAACCAGAGGGTGCAGCAGGGGGACCCCATATTGCATGCCGAGATCCATTGTCTGCAAAATGCCGGGCGGCAGCCGGCGGCGGTTTACCGCGAGTGCCTGCTGGTTTCCACCCTTTCGCCCTGTCCGTTGTGCAGTGGGGCGGCCCGGCTGTTCAAAATCCCCCGCGTGTTGGTGGGGGAAAACATCACCTTCCGTGGGCCGGAGGAAGAAAACCGCGCCCATGGGATGGAGATCGAGGTGGTGCAGGATGAGGAATGCATCCGCTTGATGCGCGAATTCATCCAAGAAAAGCCGGAGCTTTGGAATGAAGACATCGCGGTCTGA
- the yidD gene encoding membrane protein insertion efficiency factor YidD codes for MKQLLIGLIRTYQLLSAPVYTLFGGAVTGCRFTPTCSRYAVEALEVHGAWRGSALTVKRMCRCHPWGGQGFDPVPPRK; via the coding sequence GTGAAACAACTTTTAATCGGTCTGATCCGGACCTACCAGCTGCTTTCCGCGCCGGTGTATACCCTGTTCGGTGGTGCGGTGACGGGTTGCCGTTTCACCCCGACCTGCTCGCGTTACGCGGTCGAGGCGCTGGAGGTCCATGGGGCCTGGCGGGGTTCAGCGCTGACCGTAAAACGGATGTGCCGCTGCCATCCTTGGGGGGGCCAGGGCTTTGACCCCGTGCCTCCGAGGAAGTAA
- the mazG gene encoding nucleoside triphosphate pyrophosphohydrolase has product MQTIDELKAIVARLRGPGGCPWDQEQTHQSIRSQLLEECYEVLEAIDEGNDSLLEEELGDVLLHIVFHAQLAEEEGKFSLDDVARGINEKLIRRHPHVFGEGGKLGSAAEVLQKWDELKKVEKPERTGALHGIPPILPALMLAQETQKKAAKAGFDWKEVRPVLDKLKEEIAELEKDLEHPQRAADELGDVFFSLVNLARHLKVDAEQSCRDATRKFTRRFEHAEAEAARQGRALKDRSPEELDRLWETAKEAAQKAT; this is encoded by the coding sequence ATGCAGACCATCGACGAACTCAAGGCCATCGTGGCCCGCCTGCGCGGCCCCGGCGGTTGCCCCTGGGACCAGGAACAAACCCACCAGTCCATCCGTTCCCAGTTGCTGGAAGAATGCTACGAAGTCCTCGAGGCCATCGACGAGGGCAACGACTCCCTCTTGGAAGAGGAACTGGGCGACGTCCTCCTGCACATTGTTTTTCACGCCCAATTGGCGGAGGAGGAAGGGAAGTTCAGCCTTGATGACGTGGCCCGCGGCATCAACGAAAAACTCATCCGCCGCCACCCCCACGTCTTCGGGGAGGGGGGCAAACTCGGCAGCGCGGCCGAGGTGCTGCAAAAGTGGGACGAATTGAAAAAGGTGGAAAAGCCCGAGCGCACCGGTGCCCTCCATGGGATTCCTCCGATCCTCCCCGCCCTCATGCTGGCCCAGGAAACCCAGAAGAAAGCCGCCAAGGCCGGCTTTGATTGGAAGGAAGTCCGCCCGGTGCTGGACAAACTCAAGGAAGAGATCGCCGAACTGGAAAAAGACCTGGAACATCCGCAGCGGGCGGCGGACGAACTCGGGGACGTGTTTTTTTCCCTGGTCAACCTGGCCCGCCACTTGAAGGTCGATGCGGAACAATCCTGCCGGGATGCCACCCGGAAGTTCACCCGGCGCTTCGAACACGCAGAAGCCGAAGCGGCCCGTCAGGGCCGCGCACTCAAGGACAGAAGTCCGGAGGAACTCGACCGCCTATGGGAGACCGCCAAGGAAGCGGCCCAAAAGGCTACTTGA
- a CDS encoding DUF4870 domain-containing protein, producing MANESEVKTWNMLAHLSALAGLMIPFGNIIGPLLVWQIKKAEIPSVEKHGKDALNFQITATLILFAALVVAFILTIVVIGMLLFPLIGLAWLAAIGLSVYAGIQANNGVEFRYPINFNLIK from the coding sequence ATGGCCAACGAATCTGAAGTCAAAACTTGGAACATGCTGGCCCACCTTTCCGCCCTGGCGGGCCTGATGATCCCCTTTGGCAACATCATCGGGCCGCTGTTGGTCTGGCAGATCAAGAAAGCCGAGATTCCCAGTGTGGAAAAACACGGGAAAGACGCTCTCAACTTCCAGATCACCGCGACGTTGATCCTCTTCGCCGCCCTGGTGGTGGCCTTCATCCTGACGATCGTCGTTATTGGGATGTTGCTTTTCCCGCTCATTGGATTGGCCTGGCTGGCCGCCATCGGTCTTTCCGTCTACGCCGGAATCCAAGCCAACAATGGCGTGGAATTCCGCTACCCGATCAACTTCAATCTGATCAAGTAG
- a CDS encoding TM2 domain-containing protein: MAIPGADKKLPAGICGILLGAFGIHKFILGYTTEGLIMLGLSIVTCGSISSIIGLIEGIIYLTKTDEEFVATYVTAKKGWF; encoded by the coding sequence ATGGCGATTCCAGGAGCAGACAAAAAACTTCCCGCGGGCATTTGTGGCATCCTTCTCGGAGCATTCGGAATTCACAAATTTATTCTGGGCTACACCACCGAGGGGCTGATCATGCTTGGCCTCTCGATTGTGACCTGCGGTTCGATCAGCAGCATCATTGGGCTGATTGAAGGCATCATTTACCTGACCAAAACCGACGAGGAATTCGTGGCCACCTACGTGACGGCGAAAAAGGGTTGGTTCTAA
- the murA gene encoding UDP-N-acetylglucosamine 1-carboxyvinyltransferase, translated as MSDSASHASFRVTGRSPLRGTIRPQGNKNEAMPLLAACCLTDEPVTLENLPPIEDVHILLDILRALGVQIRTEEHEQDDTVTVHAAKKPGHDLPPALSSRLRGSVTLAGPLLARCGSVFLPQPGGDKIGRRRLDTHILALEALGAKIKAHKNGFEIRARKLTGADILLDETSVTATENAVCAAVLAEGETILRNAASEPHVQGLCNLLVRMGAKIDGIGSNILQIKGVKKLHGAKHRIGPDYLEVGSFIALAAVTRGEILIQDADLPNLRMIRLMFSRLGIECIDQGRDLLVPAKQKMRVVTDLGGATPRIEDAPWPGFPADMTSVALVTATQCRGTMLIHEKMFESRLYFTDGLIGMGARIVLCDPHRAVVIGPERLRGSKLVSPDIRAGMAMLIAALCAEGESEIHNIGQIDRGFSHIDTRLRSLGARIERVVPHLVD; from the coding sequence ATGTCCGATTCCGCCAGCCACGCTTCTTTCCGGGTCACCGGCCGTTCCCCACTCCGTGGCACGATACGCCCGCAAGGCAACAAGAATGAAGCCATGCCCCTTCTGGCCGCCTGCTGCCTGACCGACGAACCCGTCACCCTGGAAAACCTGCCCCCCATTGAGGACGTCCATATCCTCCTCGATATCCTCCGCGCCCTCGGCGTCCAGATCCGGACCGAAGAACATGAACAGGACGACACGGTCACCGTCCACGCCGCCAAAAAACCCGGCCACGATCTGCCCCCCGCCCTATCCAGTCGGCTACGCGGTTCGGTCACACTCGCCGGCCCCCTCCTGGCCCGCTGCGGCTCGGTCTTCCTCCCACAACCCGGTGGTGATAAAATCGGGCGGCGGCGCCTCGATACCCACATCCTCGCCCTTGAAGCCCTGGGGGCGAAAATCAAAGCCCACAAAAACGGATTTGAAATCCGTGCCCGCAAACTCACCGGCGCCGACATCCTCCTCGACGAGACCTCCGTCACCGCCACGGAAAATGCCGTCTGCGCCGCGGTCCTGGCCGAGGGCGAAACCATCCTCCGCAACGCCGCCAGCGAGCCCCATGTCCAGGGCCTTTGCAACCTGCTGGTCCGGATGGGGGCCAAAATCGACGGCATCGGCTCCAATATTCTCCAGATCAAAGGGGTGAAAAAACTCCACGGCGCCAAGCACCGCATCGGTCCGGATTATCTCGAAGTCGGCAGCTTCATCGCCCTGGCCGCCGTCACCCGCGGGGAAATCCTCATCCAGGACGCCGACCTCCCCAACCTGCGCATGATCCGCCTCATGTTCTCCCGCCTTGGAATCGAATGCATCGACCAGGGCCGCGATCTCCTCGTCCCGGCCAAACAAAAGATGCGCGTCGTCACCGACCTGGGGGGGGCCACCCCGCGCATTGAGGACGCCCCCTGGCCCGGCTTCCCCGCCGACATGACCTCGGTCGCCCTCGTCACCGCCACCCAGTGCCGCGGCACCATGCTCATCCACGAGAAGATGTTCGAATCCCGCCTCTATTTCACCGACGGCCTCATCGGCATGGGCGCGCGCATCGTCCTCTGCGATCCCCACCGCGCCGTCGTCATCGGCCCCGAGCGTCTCCGCGGTTCCAAACTCGTCAGTCCCGACATCCGCGCCGGCATGGCCATGCTCATCGCCGCCTTGTGCGCAGAGGGAGAGTCCGAAATCCACAACATCGGCCAGATCGACCGTGGCTTTTCCCACATCGACACCCGTCTGCGCAGCCTCGGGGCCCGCATCGAACGGGTGGTTCCCCATTTAGTCGATTAA